The nucleotide window CTCGTTCCTGCGCTTTGCGGCCACCGTCTCCGGCTACCAGAACAACGATGCGGCCCGTGCCGATGCCATCGTCGTGCTGACCGGCGGTAGCGAACGGGTCAAGCACGCGCTGACCCTGCTGCAGGCCGGCAATGCCGAACGGCTGCTGATCTCCGGCGTGCATCCCGAGACCACCCCGAAACAGATCGTCAGTTCCACGGCCAGCGACCTGTCGCTGTTTTCCTGCTGTGTCGATCTCGACCGCAACGCCAACAACACGCTGGAAAACGCATCTGAAACCGCCAAATGGGCGCGGGAGAACGACTTTTCGCGTCTTCTCGTGGTCACCAGCGCCTACCACATGCCCCGCGCCCTGCTCGAACTAAACTCGACCATGGCGGATTTCGACCTGGTCCCCGTGCCGGTGCAGACGGCGGATCTCGTCTTCGATCGCTGGTTCGAAGACCCCCGCACGACACTGCTGCTCGCCCGCGAGCACCTGAAATATCTGCTTGCCTGGGCGCGTATCGCGGTTATGGAAACCTCGGCGCCTTAACGGTTCCGTCCTCGCGACTTGCCAGCGAAGCGGTCCGCGCGGCACCATGGCCGCAACCAGCCCCTTGCGGGCCCGGCCAGCCCGTCCCGCAACCGGTTGAGATCGATGCTGCTTCTTCGCTCGCTTGTGTTCCAGGTCCTGTTCTACCTCAGCACCTTCGTCCTGATGATCCTCGGCGCGCCGGTCTTTCTGCTGCCGCGCCGCCTCGGCTGGCCGCTGGTGCCGTTCTGGGCACGGGTCGAGCTGTTCCTGCTGAAGTGGATCGTTGGCGTCAGGGTCGAGTTCCGCGGCCTGGAGAACATCCCGCAAGGCGGCTACATCGTCGCCGCCAAGCACCAGTCGGCCTGGGAGACCTTCGCCCTGCTGCCGCTGTTCCCCTCGCCCACCTATGTGCTGAAACGCGAGCTGCGCTACATCCCGATCTTCGGCTGGTATACGGCGAAGTTCCGGCAGATCCCGGTCGACCGCGGCAAGCGTTCGGCCGCGCTCGCCGCCATGACCCAGCGCGCCGGCGAAGCGGTGGCCGAGGGCCGGCAGATCCTGATCTTTCCGGAAGGCACCAGGCGGGGCGCCGGCGAGGAGCCGCGCTACAAGCACGGCGTCGCCCATCTCTATCGCTCGCTCGCGGCGCCGGTGCTGCCGGTCGCGCTGAATTCCGGCCTGTTCTGGCCGCGCCGCGGCTGGTGCCTCTATCCGGGCACCGTTCTGGTGGAATTCCTGCCGCCGATCGCCCCGGGCCTCGACCTCGAGAGCTTCCACGCGCGGCTGGTGTCGGATATCGAGACCACCTCCGACCGGCTGCTCGACGAGGCAGCGGCGCAAGCG belongs to Stappia indica and includes:
- a CDS encoding lysophospholipid acyltransferase family protein encodes the protein MLLLRSLVFQVLFYLSTFVLMILGAPVFLLPRRLGWPLVPFWARVELFLLKWIVGVRVEFRGLENIPQGGYIVAAKHQSAWETFALLPLFPSPTYVLKRELRYIPIFGWYTAKFRQIPVDRGKRSAALAAMTQRAGEAVAEGRQILIFPEGTRRGAGEEPRYKHGVAHLYRSLAAPVLPVALNSGLFWPRRGWCLYPGTVLVEFLPPIAPGLDLESFHARLVSDIETTSDRLLDEAAAQAPASPVVRRAQERRAARGLQSA
- a CDS encoding YdcF family protein — translated: MSSQDDQHTATEEAVGAARPTAGRSRARGRRLLRILLSGLLVAGLAFYVGSFLRFAATVSGYQNNDAARADAIVVLTGGSERVKHALTLLQAGNAERLLISGVHPETTPKQIVSSTASDLSLFSCCVDLDRNANNTLENASETAKWARENDFSRLLVVTSAYHMPRALLELNSTMADFDLVPVPVQTADLVFDRWFEDPRTTLLLAREHLKYLLAWARIAVMETSAP